One Cucumis sativus cultivar 9930 chromosome 1, Cucumber_9930_V3, whole genome shotgun sequence DNA segment encodes these proteins:
- the LOC116402552 gene encoding uncharacterized protein LOC116402552: MMHLSILVCNLFRLILPKYELSEQRDEPVGRVELFKETHANKSGQFVNQAAKDVHNQMLELLLVPTLEGSQPLSGDEICETVLGRRPGYSKDLDWGPKPKSRKDGSSASNLVSQEIHDREVMELRNTVETSQSRIKELKEGQRRMIEEQIKTSEMHARQIEKMKKMIEEMTRAKRGP, translated from the exons ATGATGCATTTGTCTATTCTagtatgtaatttatttagaCTAATTTTGCCTAAATATGAGCTTAGTGAACAACGAGATGAACCAGTGGGACGTGTGGAGCTATTCAAAGAAACGCACGCTAATAAGAGTGGCCAGTTCGTGAATCAAGCAGCCAAGGATGTGCAT AATCAAATGCTAGAATTACTATTGGTACCCACTTTAGAAGGTTCTCAACCACTTTCAGGCGACGAAATATGCGAAACAGTTTTGGGGAGACGACCAGGCTATTCAAAAGATCTCGATTGGGGCCCCAAACCTAAGTCAAGGAAGGATGGTAGTAGTGCATCAAATTTAGTGTCTCAAGAAATACACGATAGGGAGGTGATGGAACTAAGAAATACCGTTGAGACCTCGCAATCTCGGATTAAAGAACTTAAAGAAGGGCAAAGACGTATGATtgaagaacaaataaaaacgTCAGAGATGCATGCCcgacaaatagaaaaaatgaaaaaaatgattgaagaaaTGACAAGAGCAAAACGAGGACCTTGA